The following are from one region of the Thermofilum sp. genome:
- a CDS encoding tRNA(Ile)(2)-agmatinylcytidine synthase, giving the protein MELHIGLDDTDSPRSGCTTYLGYLIALKLKLRGVRFLDLPYLVRLNPNVPVKTRGNGAVSLHVDVEARDVDKVVEECESTVMSLSEKHGKTSPGLLVATRDALAELRPFYERALHEFIPRTFAERVLDKLVSEGKILSAAHKGRGIVGAAAAIGAFKMASFTYELLVYRTKSGVNKRELLPTLLELDKKHRPLLFSTYDYAERRLLAAPGGETPVVLGLRGLDPNLLLEAASLLEKKHGLREWIIYKTNQATQAHLRFKSIADIHPYDSVLVKGRVASRPRVLQGGHVKLTVCDSTGCIDTMFFWETGRLRKAAKLLREGDLIEVGGGVIPQRGLAVNAEVLRVIEVQPLEVIYNPLCPRCGARMKSAGRGKGFKCSKCGYRSSSDRKNTAVKPRLLEPGVYLPSPRSYRHLTRPPDVLGIEALEAPLNAPWVSEPQERLDAR; this is encoded by the coding sequence ATGGAGCTCCACATCGGCTTAGATGACACCGACTCGCCGAGAAGCGGGTGCACAACTTACCTAGGTTATTTGATTGCTCTCAAGCTGAAGCTCAGAGGAGTGAGATTTCTCGACCTCCCCTACCTGGTTAGGCTTAACCCCAATGTTCCTGTTAAGACGAGAGGCAACGGTGCGGTTTCCCTTCATGTCGATGTGGAAGCTAGAGATGTGGATAAGGTTGTAGAGGAGTGCGAGAGCACAGTGATGTCGCTTTCCGAGAAACATGGGAAAACTTCTCCCGGATTACTTGTAGCGACCAGAGACGCTCTAGCAGAGCTGAGGCCTTTCTACGAGCGTGCTCTGCACGAGTTCATTCCAAGGACTTTCGCTGAAAGAGTGCTCGATAAGTTGGTATCAGAGGGGAAGATTCTCTCAGCGGCACATAAGGGTAGAGGGATTGTGGGCGCTGCCGCCGCTATAGGCGCGTTCAAGATGGCAAGCTTCACCTACGAGCTCCTTGTTTACAGGACGAAAAGCGGTGTGAATAAGCGGGAGCTGCTACCAACGCTCCTCGAGCTTGACAAGAAGCACAGACCTCTTCTCTTCTCGACTTACGATTACGCTGAAAGGCGCCTTCTCGCAGCGCCTGGGGGAGAAACTCCAGTTGTGCTGGGGCTGCGTGGGTTAGACCCGAACTTGCTTCTAGAAGCGGCCTCTCTTCTCGAAAAGAAGCATGGCCTGCGAGAATGGATTATCTACAAAACTAACCAGGCAACTCAGGCTCATCTTCGCTTCAAGAGTATAGCGGATATTCACCCTTACGACTCTGTGCTGGTAAAGGGCAGAGTTGCTTCACGCCCGAGAGTACTCCAGGGAGGACACGTAAAGCTGACGGTCTGCGATTCAACAGGCTGTATCGACACTATGTTCTTCTGGGAAACGGGCAGGTTGAGGAAAGCTGCCAAACTGCTTAGAGAAGGCGACCTAATCGAAGTTGGCGGGGGCGTAATCCCGCAGCGGGGGCTCGCTGTAAACGCGGAGGTACTCCGGGTTATCGAGGTTCAACCCCTCGAAGTGATCTATAACCCGTTGTGCCCGCGCTGTGGAGCGAGGATGAAGTCCGCGGGTCGTGGAAAGGGATTCAAGTGCTCAAAGTGCGGGTACCGGTCCTCTAGCGATAGGAAGAATACCGCAGTGAAGCCGCGCCTGCTGGAGCCTGGTGTTTACCTCCCTAGCCCCAGATCCTACAGGCACCTGACTCGCCCCCCCGACGTGCTTGGCATCGAAGCGCTTGAAGCCCCATTGAACGCTCCGTGGGTATCCGAGCCGCAGGAAAGGCTCGATGCTAGGTAA
- a CDS encoding 50S ribosomal protein L6, which produces MRVYRVVRRIEVPQGVSVKVEGKRVVVSGPLGSVEKDFSHAKNILVKLEDGAVVVETFNATKKDYALVNTLAAHIENMIEGVTKGYRYKLKIVYAHFPMNVKVENNRVVIENFLGERGKRYATVLPGVKVKVEKEEIIVEGVDKDAVAQTAANIHLSTHLTGDRARSPHGREGSGPGILDGIYLYAVESIR; this is translated from the coding sequence ATGAGGGTCTACCGGGTGGTAAGAAGAATCGAAGTACCTCAAGGCGTGTCGGTGAAGGTGGAGGGAAAGAGAGTCGTGGTGAGTGGACCTCTTGGGAGTGTGGAGAAAGACTTTTCGCACGCTAAGAATATCCTAGTGAAGCTCGAAGACGGTGCTGTTGTCGTGGAGACTTTCAACGCTACTAAGAAAGATTATGCGTTAGTAAACACTTTGGCTGCTCACATAGAGAACATGATTGAGGGTGTTACCAAAGGGTACAGGTACAAGCTGAAAATCGTTTATGCCCACTTCCCGATGAACGTGAAAGTTGAGAACAACCGCGTCGTAATCGAGAACTTTTTAGGGGAGAGAGGTAAGCGCTACGCCACCGTACTACCCGGAGTGAAGGTGAAAGTCGAGAAAGAAGAAATTATCGTCGAGGGCGTCGACAAAGACGCGGTAGCCCAGACAGCAGCCAACATTCATCTATCAACACACCTTACCGGCGATAGAGCCCGAAGCCCGCATGGAAGAGAGGGCAGTGGACCCGGCATACTGGACGGCATCTACTTATACGCTGTAGAGAGCATTCGCTGA
- a CDS encoding RidA family protein, which yields MEKKSVVFTEKAPKPIGPYSQAVAAGPFVFVSGQIPIDPSTGQLVSGDIKEQTRRVLENVKAILEAAGSDLSKVVYVIAYLKDLSLFSQFNEVYSEYFSESKPARVTVQAEIPRNALVEISVIALR from the coding sequence ATGGAGAAGAAGAGCGTAGTGTTCACGGAGAAAGCTCCTAAACCTATTGGCCCCTACAGCCAGGCAGTAGCTGCGGGGCCTTTCGTATTCGTTTCCGGACAAATCCCCATAGACCCCTCTACGGGTCAGCTAGTCTCCGGAGATATAAAGGAGCAGACACGGAGGGTACTCGAAAACGTGAAAGCAATTCTCGAGGCGGCCGGCTCTGATCTGAGTAAAGTCGTTTACGTGATAGCATACCTGAAGGACCTCAGCCTATTCAGCCAATTCAACGAAGTTTACTCCGAGTATTTTTCTGAATCGAAGCCTGCTAGAGTAACCGTCCAAGCAGAGATACCCCGCAACGCCCTAGTAGAAATATCGGTAATCGCGCTAAGGTAA
- the ilvA gene encoding threonine ammonia-lyase, translating to MLGEKLAEEITLRIKEAREILKPAVHRTPIVFSKTLSDIAKAEVSLKLENLQKTGAFKVRGAYYKLSKLLQAGRVEKVVTASSGNHAQGVAYSASVLGVKAIVVMPKHTPFYKVNATRSYGAQVVLHGDTYDEAYAYAVELAEKERIPLVHPFDDPEIIAGQGTIGVEIYEDLPNVETVLVPVGGGGLISGIAIALKRLNSRVKVIGVQPTGAPSMYLSYRHGQPVETPRVFSIADGVIVKKPGKLTFELVQEFVDDIVVVDDREIAKAVFLLLERAKTVAEPAGALSVAALTSGAYDARGKKVACVISGGNIDPSLLSRIINQVLFLEGRQVRIQGILPDKPGQLKRVVDPIAELGFNIIEIYHERLNPLINPGMAQVTLGLEVPSRESVEILLLKLKELGLEFTLVS from the coding sequence GTGCTTGGAGAAAAGCTAGCAGAGGAAATTACGCTGAGAATAAAGGAAGCCCGGGAGATTCTCAAGCCGGCGGTCCACCGGACACCAATCGTTTTCAGCAAAACGCTATCAGATATCGCGAAGGCTGAGGTTAGTTTAAAGCTCGAAAACCTGCAGAAAACAGGGGCTTTCAAGGTTAGAGGTGCCTACTACAAGCTATCCAAGCTTCTGCAGGCCGGCAGAGTAGAAAAAGTGGTCACGGCAAGTTCCGGAAACCACGCTCAGGGCGTCGCCTACTCGGCATCAGTCCTCGGAGTTAAAGCAATCGTCGTTATGCCGAAGCATACACCCTTCTACAAGGTTAACGCGACGAGAAGCTACGGAGCGCAGGTGGTTCTCCATGGAGATACCTACGATGAAGCTTACGCTTACGCGGTTGAGCTGGCTGAGAAGGAAAGAATCCCTCTCGTGCACCCCTTCGACGATCCCGAGATAATCGCGGGGCAGGGCACCATAGGGGTAGAAATCTACGAGGATCTACCCAATGTTGAGACCGTTCTGGTGCCTGTGGGAGGCGGGGGGCTAATCTCAGGGATAGCTATCGCTCTCAAGAGGCTCAACAGCCGAGTAAAAGTGATCGGCGTTCAGCCGACAGGAGCCCCCTCAATGTATCTCTCTTACCGCCACGGGCAACCGGTAGAAACACCCCGCGTCTTCAGCATCGCGGACGGAGTCATCGTGAAAAAGCCCGGAAAGCTCACCTTTGAGCTCGTACAAGAATTTGTAGACGACATCGTTGTCGTAGACGATAGAGAGATCGCTAAAGCTGTGTTTCTACTTCTAGAGCGGGCTAAAACGGTAGCAGAGCCTGCAGGTGCTCTCTCCGTAGCTGCACTAACGTCAGGCGCGTACGATGCGAGGGGAAAGAAAGTGGCGTGCGTGATTTCCGGCGGGAACATTGACCCCTCGCTTCTCTCGAGAATCATAAACCAGGTACTCTTCCTGGAGGGGCGGCAAGTCCGAATCCAAGGGATTTTACCCGATAAGCCCGGCCAGCTGAAGAGAGTTGTCGACCCCATAGCGGAGCTCGGCTTCAACATAATCGAGATCTATCACGAGAGGCTTAATCCGCTCATTAACCCCGGCATGGCGCAGGTTACGCTGGGGCTTGAGGTACCCTCGCGTGAGTCTGTAGAGATCCTTCTGCTGAAGCTTAAAGAGCTAGGCTTGGAGTTCACCTTGGTGAGCTAG
- a CDS encoding PfkB family carbohydrate kinase, which yields MAPMDVFLVGHLVVDVIVAEGSMRRKMGGTVAYGSFAAMKHRARPHIVSKIGLDFPDEYLMSLSRSGVDISHIQVSRSMPTTKFKHVYERDERISYLLTRCEDILLGDIPLEKIRGSAVIIGALIGEIPPDAVQEIAERAALTVSDLQGYVRRIDEKRRVKLVSTPEARLIIPLSDITHAEVSEARVLYGDAEPPKLAEKLVKDGAGMSLVTMGSGGAYVATSQRVYYVPAAKSSEVIDRTGAGDVFTTVFAIEYMNSGDVKEAAAYAAAAVSFLIEKPGFNGLRDRWELRGRAEQVLANVKEVV from the coding sequence TTGGCGCCGATGGACGTGTTTCTGGTAGGGCACCTGGTAGTCGACGTAATAGTGGCGGAGGGGAGCATGAGGAGAAAGATGGGTGGAACCGTGGCCTACGGTTCTTTTGCCGCGATGAAGCATCGCGCCAGGCCTCACATAGTGTCTAAGATAGGGTTGGATTTCCCTGACGAGTACCTCATGTCCCTCTCGAGAAGCGGTGTGGACATTTCTCATATACAGGTTTCGAGAAGCATGCCCACGACTAAGTTTAAGCACGTGTACGAGCGCGATGAAAGGATCTCCTACCTGCTTACGAGGTGCGAGGATATACTTCTAGGCGATATCCCGCTAGAGAAGATCAGAGGTAGTGCTGTTATAATCGGTGCTCTAATCGGAGAGATCCCTCCAGATGCCGTTCAAGAGATAGCGGAGAGAGCCGCCCTCACAGTTAGTGACTTACAGGGCTACGTTAGGAGAATCGACGAGAAGAGGAGAGTTAAGCTCGTCTCCACACCCGAAGCACGTCTTATCATACCTTTATCCGACATTACTCACGCTGAAGTCAGCGAAGCTAGAGTACTCTACGGCGACGCTGAGCCTCCTAAGCTAGCTGAGAAGCTCGTAAAAGATGGGGCGGGAATGTCCCTAGTCACTATGGGCAGCGGGGGAGCCTACGTTGCGACTTCCCAGAGGGTTTACTACGTACCGGCAGCTAAGTCCTCCGAGGTTATTGACAGGACGGGCGCAGGAGACGTCTTCACTACTGTGTTCGCAATCGAATACATGAACTCCGGTGACGTGAAGGAGGCTGCGGCCTATGCTGCAGCAGCCGTATCCTTCCTCATAGAGAAGCCGGGCTTTAACGGGTTGAGAGACAGGTGGGAACTTAGGGGTAGGGCAGAGCAGGTACTCGCCAACGTTAAAGAGGTGGTTTAG
- a CDS encoding energy-coupling factor transporter transmembrane component T yields the protein MVEIEALRALKFKKENTPIDKTDPRSRALISLTLAFLSLYSQSLLKQSLLLATAACIAIVARRGARFVSILRATAPLALLIFVLNYITAPQPGWVGPALMALRFLTLSTSLSLFFMTTSPDEVSLMLESAHLPREYAMLITMSFRFVPTLALDVESVMHALQSRGFELEKGSLTQRVRNYVYLMVPLIIFEVRRSLMAAEALEARGFGSSRKPTSYIRLRFTALDGVAIALVTIYLLSFILLVPD from the coding sequence GTGGTTGAAATCGAGGCGCTCAGAGCACTCAAATTCAAGAAAGAGAACACACCGATCGACAAGACTGACCCGCGCTCTAGGGCGCTCATCTCGCTCACGCTCGCCTTCCTATCCCTATACAGCCAATCGCTCCTAAAGCAGTCGCTCCTGCTGGCCACCGCCGCTTGTATAGCTATTGTGGCAAGACGGGGGGCTAGGTTCGTCAGCATACTAAGAGCGACAGCCCCCTTAGCGCTCCTGATATTCGTGCTAAACTACATTACAGCTCCTCAGCCCGGATGGGTTGGGCCTGCTTTGATGGCTTTAAGATTTCTCACCCTCTCGACTTCATTATCGCTATTCTTCATGACAACATCCCCGGATGAAGTATCATTAATGCTTGAGAGCGCCCACCTCCCCAGAGAGTACGCCATGCTGATAACTATGTCCTTCAGGTTCGTTCCAACCCTGGCACTAGATGTGGAGTCAGTAATGCACGCTCTACAGAGCAGAGGTTTTGAGCTGGAGAAAGGCAGCCTTACCCAGCGGGTGCGCAACTACGTCTACCTCATGGTGCCACTGATAATATTCGAAGTGAGAAGGAGCTTGATGGCTGCCGAAGCCCTAGAAGCACGTGGTTTCGGTTCTTCGAGGAAACCTACGTCCTACATTCGCTTGCGCTTCACAGCTCTGGATGGCGTAGCAATCGCGCTGGTTACCATCTACCTGCTGAGCTTCATACTTCTCGTACCGGATTAA
- a CDS encoding ABC transporter ATP-binding protein, whose protein sequence is MEGDGEVAIKVEDVYYTYPGGVEALRGVSLEVRKGEILAIMGENGAGKTTLIKHFNGILKPTRGRVLVEGMDTRTASVAQISRVVGLVFQNPDHQLFTESVYDEVAFALRNFKFPEEVVEQRVKWALNLLNLWEYRDRSPFSLSVGERKRLTIASVLAYDPEIIVLDEPTAGQDYLQKEKISELLHQLRLMGKTIVMVTHDVEFVTEHVDRVVLMARGRVIAEGPPKAILGKQTVLREARLLPPQMVRIYAVLKKHGIMDGSEVLWRPDELSLQLLSKLKQGG, encoded by the coding sequence ATGGAGGGGGACGGGGAAGTAGCCATTAAGGTGGAAGATGTTTACTACACCTACCCGGGTGGAGTGGAGGCTCTGAGAGGAGTAAGCCTTGAGGTTAGAAAGGGTGAGATTCTAGCTATCATGGGTGAGAACGGCGCCGGTAAAACTACGCTGATTAAGCACTTTAACGGCATACTGAAGCCGACAAGGGGAAGAGTGCTCGTAGAAGGTATGGATACGAGAACGGCCAGCGTTGCGCAGATCTCGCGGGTAGTGGGGCTAGTTTTCCAGAACCCGGACCACCAGCTTTTCACCGAAAGCGTGTACGACGAAGTCGCGTTCGCGCTCAGGAACTTCAAGTTCCCGGAGGAAGTTGTTGAGCAGAGGGTAAAGTGGGCTCTCAACCTGCTTAACTTGTGGGAGTATAGGGATAGATCCCCGTTCTCCCTGAGCGTCGGTGAGAGAAAGCGCCTCACGATAGCTTCCGTCCTAGCCTACGACCCGGAAATCATAGTGCTCGATGAGCCGACTGCCGGGCAGGACTACTTGCAGAAAGAGAAAATTTCCGAGCTTCTACACCAACTACGCCTAATGGGTAAGACCATTGTGATGGTGACACACGATGTAGAGTTTGTCACGGAGCATGTCGATAGGGTAGTTCTCATGGCGAGGGGTAGAGTGATAGCTGAAGGACCCCCAAAAGCGATACTCGGCAAGCAGACGGTTCTAAGAGAAGCTAGGCTACTCCCACCGCAGATGGTACGCATATACGCGGTTCTGAAGAAGCACGGGATTATGGACGGGTCAGAGGTGCTCTGGAGACCGGACGAGCTGAGCTTGCAGCTGCTTTCAAAGCTTAAGCAGGGTGGTTGA
- a CDS encoding ABC transporter ATP-binding protein has product MLVDISDLSYRYPGASDWTLRGINLSAREGEFILLAGPSGCGKSTLARVLNGLIPNFYGGEIHGSINVCGLDPREHPTYEFAECVGFVFQNPENQLFFNTVERELAFGLENLGLPRDEIVRRVEKSLREYQLLELRDRSPFELSGGQQQRVAIASVMVMNPRILVLDEPTANLDPLTALHVLALVRRKVSEEGVLAIVIEHRLEVALPFATRVIVMQDGKIVEDGSPYSTLKRYGHIVGFTPALKLLELLEEGGVEISPNGVSPEKIALAIVELFRGRGYGGGRGSSH; this is encoded by the coding sequence ATGCTCGTAGATATTTCAGACCTCAGTTACAGATACCCGGGTGCTTCGGACTGGACTTTAAGAGGGATAAACCTCTCCGCGAGGGAGGGAGAGTTCATACTCCTGGCGGGACCCAGCGGCTGCGGGAAAAGCACTCTAGCACGCGTGCTCAACGGCTTGATACCGAATTTCTACGGTGGAGAGATTCACGGCAGCATCAACGTTTGCGGTCTCGACCCTCGAGAACACCCTACTTACGAGTTTGCCGAGTGCGTAGGCTTTGTTTTTCAGAACCCTGAGAATCAGCTCTTCTTTAACACTGTTGAACGAGAGCTGGCTTTCGGTCTCGAGAACCTCGGGCTTCCGCGAGACGAGATAGTGCGCAGAGTAGAGAAGTCTCTGAGAGAGTACCAGTTACTGGAGCTGAGGGACAGGAGCCCCTTCGAGCTCAGCGGTGGGCAGCAGCAAAGGGTAGCTATCGCATCTGTCATGGTGATGAACCCCCGGATACTTGTTTTAGATGAGCCTACAGCGAACTTGGACCCCTTAACAGCACTTCACGTGCTAGCGCTCGTTAGAAGAAAGGTCTCGGAGGAAGGCGTCCTAGCTATAGTTATAGAGCATAGGCTAGAGGTCGCTTTACCATTCGCCACAAGAGTAATCGTGATGCAGGATGGAAAAATCGTGGAAGATGGCAGTCCTTACAGCACCCTAAAGAGGTATGGGCACATCGTAGGTTTCACGCCAGCGCTTAAGCTGCTCGAGCTACTCGAGGAGGGAGGTGTAGAAATATCGCCTAACGGTGTCTCCCCTGAGAAAATCGCCCTAGCGATAGTGGAGCTATTCCGAGGGAGGGGGTATGGAGGGGGACGGGGAAGTAGCCATTAA
- a CDS encoding redox-regulated ATPase YchF, producing MLQVGIVGKPNTGKSTFFAAATLLEVKRAPYPFTTVEPNRGIGYVKVRCVCKELGVIDNPQNSVCVEGWRFVPVELIDVAGLVPDAWRGRGLGNMFLDHLRRAPVLIHVVDAAGATDEEGRVVKPGTRDPIEDVLFLEREIEMWMLQVISRDWDRLAKTIEYSKNFEELYSRLAGLGVKPQVTQRVMEELGLQGKRVTSWSREDLYELVKAARRAARPILLAANKIDIPVAADNIKRMREALGDRYIIVPTSAEAELALKRAAKAGIVNYIPGSPDFDIVGQPTPSQLKALEYIRENVLKPYGSTGVQEALDRAVFDLLEMIAVFPVENEKKLTDSKGNVLPDVYLIHRDSTARDLAFEIHSELGEKFAFAVDALTGRKLSAQEKLTHRMVVKIVTAK from the coding sequence GTGCTGCAAGTAGGCATAGTAGGTAAACCGAATACTGGGAAATCGACATTCTTCGCCGCTGCAACTCTCCTGGAGGTAAAGAGGGCACCGTACCCCTTCACGACGGTCGAGCCTAACAGAGGGATCGGGTACGTTAAAGTCAGGTGCGTGTGCAAGGAGCTGGGCGTTATCGATAACCCTCAGAACTCTGTCTGCGTGGAGGGGTGGCGTTTTGTTCCAGTAGAGTTAATCGATGTGGCGGGGCTCGTCCCCGATGCTTGGAGAGGACGCGGCCTCGGAAATATGTTCCTTGATCACCTGCGCAGGGCTCCAGTTCTCATACACGTGGTGGACGCAGCTGGCGCAACAGATGAAGAGGGCAGAGTAGTGAAGCCTGGAACCCGCGACCCGATCGAAGACGTTCTTTTCCTCGAGAGGGAGATAGAGATGTGGATGCTTCAGGTGATATCCCGCGACTGGGATAGGCTGGCGAAAACCATCGAGTATTCCAAGAACTTCGAAGAATTATACTCTCGGCTTGCAGGACTAGGAGTCAAGCCTCAAGTTACTCAGCGCGTGATGGAAGAGTTAGGTCTACAGGGAAAGAGGGTGACAAGCTGGAGTCGAGAGGATCTTTACGAGCTGGTGAAGGCTGCACGCCGCGCAGCTAGGCCGATTCTTCTAGCTGCCAACAAAATCGACATACCTGTAGCGGCTGATAACATCAAGAGGATGAGAGAAGCGCTAGGAGACAGGTACATTATAGTCCCGACATCAGCTGAGGCGGAGCTCGCCCTCAAGAGGGCTGCAAAGGCTGGAATCGTAAACTATATCCCCGGCTCCCCAGATTTCGATATCGTTGGACAGCCCACCCCCAGCCAGCTGAAAGCCTTAGAGTATATTCGCGAAAACGTCCTCAAGCCCTATGGCTCAACGGGGGTTCAGGAAGCTCTCGACAGAGCGGTATTTGACCTGCTGGAAATGATAGCCGTGTTTCCTGTCGAGAACGAGAAAAAGCTAACCGACAGCAAGGGTAACGTCCTCCCCGACGTGTACCTTATTCACCGCGACTCTACGGCGAGAGACCTAGCTTTCGAGATCCACTCGGAGCTAGGGGAGAAATTCGCGTTCGCGGTGGATGCACTCACAGGCCGCAAGCTGAGCGCTCAGGAAAAGCTAACTCACCGGATGGTGGTGAAGATAGTTACCGCGAAGTAA
- a CDS encoding ribosome assembly factor SBDS has protein sequence MSKRRLTVARLEKGGKRFEIFVDVEKAWLFKSGEQINIRDIVEGEFIYYDARQGLKASEGELKKFFGTSDPYQVAELILRKGELLLTSEQRRELIEAKRRQIIEFIARNAVDPRTNTPIPPKRIELALQEAKVGVDPFQPVETQVAEILKKLRMILPLKIARALVLVSSPPQYASKVRALASKMGKIVKESYGSDGSLNLELEIPAGMQSALIEKVAESTRGGGEVKLLRVE, from the coding sequence ATGTCAAAGCGCCGCTTAACAGTAGCAAGGCTCGAGAAGGGTGGTAAGCGTTTTGAGATATTTGTTGATGTAGAGAAGGCCTGGCTCTTTAAGAGCGGCGAGCAGATTAACATCCGGGACATAGTCGAAGGCGAGTTCATATACTACGATGCCCGTCAGGGGCTGAAAGCCTCGGAGGGGGAGCTGAAAAAGTTCTTCGGCACTTCAGACCCATATCAGGTGGCAGAGCTGATCCTGAGGAAAGGAGAGCTCCTCCTAACTTCAGAGCAAAGAAGAGAGCTGATAGAAGCTAAGAGGCGCCAGATAATCGAGTTCATAGCGAGAAACGCCGTAGACCCAAGAACTAACACTCCGATACCGCCGAAAAGAATCGAGCTAGCTCTCCAGGAAGCAAAAGTCGGTGTCGATCCTTTCCAGCCTGTAGAGACACAGGTAGCTGAGATACTGAAAAAACTACGGATGATACTACCTTTAAAGATCGCTAGAGCTCTCGTTCTCGTCAGCTCTCCCCCGCAGTACGCTAGCAAGGTTCGCGCTCTTGCCTCGAAGATGGGTAAGATAGTAAAGGAGAGTTACGGGAGCGATGGCTCGCTGAACCTCGAGCTCGAGATTCCTGCAGGAATGCAATCAGCGTTGATCGAGAAAGTGGCTGAAAGCACTAGAGGCGGGGGAGAGGTTAAGCTCCTACGAGTTGAGTAG
- the psmA gene encoding archaeal proteasome endopeptidase complex subunit alpha yields the protein MFPAAPMAGYDRAITIFSPEGRLYQVEYAYEAVKRGMTALGVKAVDGVVLAVEKRSTSPLVESAEKIKKIDDHIGVAFAGLFGDARVLIDQARIYAQTHRLVYGEPIPVEMLVKRICDIKQVYTQHGGVRPFGVAFLFAGIDRRGVHLIQTDPGGTYLKCKAKAIGAGAQKAMDLFVKEYRDDMKVEEAVLLALRGLREAMEEGFSPENIELATIDAKNRSFTVFTYDKVAELLAKL from the coding sequence ATGTTCCCTGCTGCCCCTATGGCCGGGTATGATAGAGCGATAACGATCTTCAGCCCTGAAGGCAGACTGTACCAGGTGGAGTACGCTTACGAAGCTGTTAAACGGGGAATGACGGCACTTGGTGTAAAGGCAGTCGACGGTGTCGTGCTCGCTGTAGAGAAGAGGAGCACCTCGCCCCTCGTGGAGAGCGCTGAGAAGATAAAGAAGATTGACGATCACATCGGTGTGGCATTCGCTGGGCTTTTCGGCGATGCGAGAGTGTTAATCGACCAGGCTAGGATCTACGCGCAAACGCACAGGCTGGTCTACGGGGAGCCCATACCTGTGGAGATGCTTGTAAAGAGAATCTGCGACATCAAGCAAGTTTACACCCAGCACGGAGGCGTGAGACCTTTCGGCGTAGCCTTCCTCTTCGCCGGCATTGATAGGCGCGGAGTTCACCTGATTCAGACGGATCCGGGCGGGACCTACCTTAAGTGCAAGGCTAAGGCTATAGGCGCAGGCGCCCAGAAAGCTATGGACCTCTTTGTGAAAGAATACCGGGACGATATGAAGGTGGAAGAGGCAGTGCTCCTTGCCCTGCGGGGTCTTCGGGAGGCCATGGAGGAAGGCTTTTCACCGGAGAACATCGAGCTCGCGACGATCGATGCGAAAAACCGGTCCTTCACAGTTTTCACATACGATAAGGTCGCGGAGCTTTTAGCAAAGCTGTAG